A section of the Nitrospirota bacterium genome encodes:
- a CDS encoding phosphoribosylanthranilate isomerase, translated as MVKVKICGITNIEDALAAAEAGADALGFVFYPESPRFIDPGKARAIIARLPVFITSVGVFVDETEDLIRRIIREGGIQVLQFHGAESPVLCNRFREKAIKAIRIKDEQSIRDMKMYDVDTFLLDTMADGAKGGTGKTFNWKYAEMAKEHGRIILSGGLNPANVGEAVRQIRPYGVDVSSGVEISPGKKDHIKIMEFIREAKKQHAP; from the coding sequence ATGGTTAAGGTGAAAATATGCGGTATAACCAACATAGAAGACGCACTGGCAGCGGCTGAGGCAGGCGCTGATGCACTGGGTTTTGTATTCTATCCTGAAAGCCCCAGATTTATTGACCCGGGCAAGGCTCGTGCTATAATAGCCAGGCTGCCGGTATTTATTACATCTGTAGGGGTCTTTGTAGATGAGACCGAGGACCTTATAAGGCGTATCATCCGTGAAGGGGGCATTCAGGTATTGCAGTTTCATGGGGCTGAATCCCCGGTTTTATGTAACCGTTTCAGGGAGAAGGCGATCAAGGCTATCAGGATTAAGGATGAGCAAAGCATCAGGGATATGAAGATGTATGATGTTGACACCTTTCTTCTTGATACTATGGCAGATGGGGCTAAAGGGGGGACAGGAAAGACCTTCAACTGGAAATATGCTGAAATGGCCAAAGAACATGGCAGGATTATCCTGTCAGGCGGGCTCAACCCGGCCAATGTGGGAGAGGCAGTCAGGCAGATCAGGCCTTACGGTGTTGATGTCTCGAGCGGCGTTGAGATAAGCCCCGGGAAGAAAGACCATATAAAAATAATGGAGTTTATAAGAGAGGCGAAAAAACAACATGCTCCCTGA
- the trpB gene encoding tryptophan synthase subunit beta: MLPDDSGHFGIYGGKFVPETLMPALQELEDVYLKAKDDPAFKNELDYYLSKFVGRPTSLFLADRLTRHLKGARIYLKREDLCHTGAHKINNTIGQALLTRRMGKRRIIAETGAGQHGVATATVAAMFGLECEIYMGTEDMARQSLNVFRMRLLGAKVRPVDSGSRTLKDAISEAMRDWTTNVRTTHYILGSVLGAHPFPMMIRDFQSVIGKEAREQIIAAEGRLPDHLVACVGGGSNAIGLFYSFIDDSSVKMTGVEAGGLGIRTGKHAARFATGSVGAFQGTMTYLLQDKNGQIRVTHSVSAGLDYSAVGPEHSYYKDAGRINYTYVTDREALAAFSLLSEIEGIMPALESAHAIAYVTKLAPALPADNVIIVNLSGRGDKDVQQVAEILGSR; the protein is encoded by the coding sequence ATGCTCCCTGATGATAGCGGTCACTTTGGAATATATGGCGGCAAGTTTGTGCCTGAGACACTCATGCCGGCCTTACAGGAACTGGAGGATGTTTATTTAAAGGCAAAGGACGACCCTGCCTTTAAAAATGAACTCGACTACTATCTCAGCAAGTTTGTCGGCCGGCCGACATCACTCTTTTTGGCAGACAGACTGACCAGGCATTTAAAGGGGGCCAGGATATACCTCAAGCGTGAGGACCTATGCCATACAGGCGCTCATAAGATAAACAATACGATTGGACAGGCCTTGTTGACAAGGCGTATGGGAAAACGGCGAATCATTGCCGAGACCGGGGCAGGTCAGCATGGTGTTGCAACGGCTACAGTTGCTGCCATGTTCGGGCTTGAATGCGAGATATACATGGGGACGGAAGACATGGCACGGCAGTCTCTCAATGTATTCAGGATGAGGCTTCTTGGGGCAAAGGTGAGACCGGTTGACAGCGGCAGCAGGACTCTCAAAGATGCGATAAGTGAGGCCATGAGGGATTGGACAACCAATGTGCGAACGACCCATTATATACTCGGGTCGGTGCTTGGCGCCCATCCATTCCCGATGATGATCAGGGATTTTCAGTCTGTAATAGGGAAAGAGGCCCGGGAGCAGATTATCGCGGCTGAAGGTAGGCTGCCTGATCATCTTGTGGCATGCGTGGGAGGCGGGAGTAATGCGATAGGACTTTTTTATTCGTTTATTGATGATTCATCTGTAAAGATGACGGGAGTTGAGGCAGGCGGGCTTGGCATCAGGACAGGAAAACATGCAGCTAGATTTGCTACAGGTTCTGTTGGAGCGTTTCAAGGCACTATGACTTATCTCCTTCAGGATAAGAATGGCCAGATCAGGGTTACTCATTCAGTGTCAGCAGGCCTTGATTATTCGGCGGTCGGGCCTGAGCACAGTTATTACAAGGATGCAGGCAGGATTAATTATACATACGTCACAGACAGGGAGGCACTTGCGGCATTCTCCCTCCTGAGTGAGATAGAGGGCATTATGCCGGCGCTGGAAAGCGCGCATGCAATAGCATATGTAACAAAGCTTGCGCCGGCATTGCCGGCGGACAATGTCATTATTGTAAATCTCTCCGGCCGCGGTGATAAAGATGTTCAGCAGGTGGCGGAGATATTGGGCAGCAGGTAA
- a CDS encoding tryptophan synthase subunit alpha, which yields MGRIEETFQRLKSDNDKALITYIMAGDPDLDTTGFLIETIVKAGSDIIELGVPFSDPVADGPTIQAASARALKSGTTLKGVLSLVKKVRKKVDVPIIIMTYYNIIFQYGLKKFTVDAVRSGVDGAIIPDLPPEESSEFVGHAREAGLATVFLLAPTSTEERIKKVTGSASGFVYYVSMTGITGGRLANMQEIKEKIPQIQMHTDLPVAVGFGISGPEAARKISRWADGVIVGSAVVRIVGDNRGRKQLLSKVGKFVGSLKGALV from the coding sequence ATGGGCAGAATCGAAGAGACATTTCAAAGACTGAAGTCTGACAATGACAAGGCGCTTATTACGTATATCATGGCCGGAGATCCGGACCTTGATACTACAGGATTCCTGATTGAGACCATTGTGAAGGCCGGCTCTGATATTATAGAACTTGGCGTTCCCTTCTCAGATCCGGTTGCAGATGGTCCCACTATACAGGCCGCATCTGCCCGTGCGCTTAAATCCGGGACCACACTGAAAGGCGTCCTTTCACTCGTTAAAAAGGTCAGGAAAAAGGTTGATGTCCCGATTATCATCATGACGTATTACAATATAATATTTCAGTACGGGTTAAAGAAATTTACTGTTGATGCTGTAAGATCAGGAGTTGACGGCGCCATTATACCTGATCTCCCTCCTGAAGAGTCTTCAGAGTTTGTGGGTCATGCAAGGGAAGCCGGTCTTGCGACCGTTTTTTTGCTTGCACCAACGAGCACTGAAGAGCGGATAAAGAAGGTTACAGGCTCTGCCTCAGGTTTTGTGTATTATGTATCCATGACAGGTATTACCGGGGGAAGGCTTGCCAACATGCAGGAGATAAAGGAGAAGATCCCGCAGATTCAGATGCATACTGATCTTCCTGTTGCTGTGGGTTTTGGAATCTCAGGCCCGGAAGCGGCAAGGAAGATCTCCCGCTGGGCAGACGGCGTTATCGTTGGCAGCGCCGTTGTAAGGATTGTCGGGGATAACCGGGGCAGGAAACAGCTGCTGTCAAAAGTAGGCAAATTTGTAGGTTCATTGAAAGGCGCGCTGGTTTAA
- a CDS encoding acetyl-CoA carboxylase carboxyltransferase subunit beta — MAWFKKEDKKVKIPEGLWIKCNYCREIIYRKEVEKSSMVCPKCKYHFYISIEDRLAIMIDDGTFRELDSSIHSLDPLEFKDSAKYKDRIRNYQKSTGYADAFVYGEGKISNSPVIVGIFNFKFMGGSMGSVVGEKILRAAETALNMKLPLIIVSASGGARMQEGILSLMQMAKTSAAVSRLSEMGIPYISILTDPTFGGVTASFAMLGDIIIAEPKALIGFAGPRVVEQTIKQQLPDGFQRAEFLLEHGMIDMIVERKKLKETLSKVITFFSPS; from the coding sequence ATGGCATGGTTTAAGAAAGAAGACAAGAAGGTAAAGATTCCTGAAGGGCTCTGGATAAAGTGCAACTACTGCCGGGAGATTATCTACAGGAAAGAAGTAGAGAAAAGCTCCATGGTATGTCCCAAGTGCAAGTATCACTTCTATATATCAATAGAGGACAGACTGGCCATTATGATAGATGACGGCACGTTCAGGGAGCTTGACAGCTCAATACACTCCCTCGATCCCCTGGAGTTCAAAGATTCTGCCAAATATAAGGACAGGATCAGGAACTATCAGAAGTCTACCGGATATGCCGACGCCTTTGTATATGGCGAGGGTAAAATAAGTAATTCCCCTGTCATTGTCGGGATATTCAATTTCAAGTTTATGGGCGGCAGCATGGGGTCTGTTGTCGGAGAAAAGATACTGCGTGCAGCAGAGACCGCCCTGAATATGAAGCTGCCGCTCATTATAGTCTCTGCATCCGGCGGTGCGAGGATGCAGGAGGGGATCCTTTCCCTGATGCAGATGGCAAAGACCAGCGCCGCTGTATCGCGTTTATCTGAGATGGGAATTCCGTACATATCCATACTGACGGATCCTACATTCGGCGGCGTTACAGCAAGCTTTGCTATGCTTGGAGATATAATAATTGCCGAGCCAAAGGCCCTGATAGGTTTTGCCGGTCCGAGGGTAGTTGAACAGACTATCAAACAGCAGCTCCCTGATGGATTCCAGCGGGCAGAGTTCCTGCTCGAGCATGGCATGATAGACATGATCGTAGAGAGGAAAAAGCTCAAAGAGACTCTATCCAAGGTTATAACCTTTTTCAGCCCTTCTTAA